The genome window GACATCTAGGCGCGAGTAGCCCTAGCGGAAATGTCCGAGGCGGATGCCGAGGATAGACCCCTTTGGTCACGGGCGATCAAAAATAGTATAATGCCCGAGACAATTTTGGGTTTGATTTATTTTGGATTTTAACCCGCCGAAAAAATCTGAAAGCAAATCCCGCCCGCAGAAAGGGGTCTGGGAAATGAATGCGGGTGGGGAATCAGCCGACTTGAGTTCTGTTTTGGTGGGCAGTATAGGAATCGAACCTATGCTCTTTCGAATGTGAATCGAATGTTTTACCATTAAACTAACCGCCCCCTCCTCCGATAACTATAATATTATGATGGCAAAATGTTGAGGGGAATACTGCCCTCTTGGTTACGATCGAGTTTGTCGAGCACGATTTCGTGCGTATTATCAAAAAGGTCTTTGAGAAATCGGTCGTACATACCATAGCGGTATCGAAATTCGGTCGTGGTCATCATGGCATACATAATCTCTTTGCCGATTTCTGCCTCAAGCGCTTTGAGCGCTTTTTCAATCTTTGGCTTCTTGAGCTTGTCACCTACGATAAAAAGATCAACCATACGGCGCTCCGTATTGAGCAATGTACCCGTGATCACGATAAGTGATACTTTGCCCGCACCTCTGATACCTGCGGCAAGTTGCTCACGCACAGCTGGTGTCTGCGAGACCAACAATGCTGAGAGTTCTTGTAAATACGCAAAATCGCGCGCGAGGACAAATCCATGCAATTTCTTGCGACGGGGTCCTCGCGCGCGATCGTCTGCACTAGTGATGACGCGGGTACCGCGGCGAATATATCCCATATCGAGAAGCGCACGCACTTCTTTTGAAAATGCAGCGGGCTTCATATGAATACGAATACTAATCGTTTTGGTATCAAATACTTCGGTCGGATTGACTAAAAAGAGGCGTAAGAGCCGAACCTTGGCCTCCGATCCGAAGAGTTTTACGAGCGTATCACCTTTGTGCATATGCGTTATTTGAGCTCAGCGGTAGCGCCTGCACCCTCAAGCTTTGCCTTGAGATCTTCAGCGTCTTTCTTTGACATGCCTTCTTTGACAACTTTAGGAGCTGCATCAGCGATGTCTTTTGCTTCTTTGAGGCCAAGGCCCAATGCTTCACGGAGCACCTTGATGACCTGAATTTTCTGATCACCGGTAGTCTTAAGTTCAACATTGAATGCTAATTTTTCTTCAGCGCCACCCTCGCTACCTGCGGCGGCTACTGCGGTTGGCATTGCTGCCGATACTCCAAATTTTTCTTCCATTGCTTTTACAAGCTCTGAGAGCTCGAGTACCGAGAGTTTTTCAACTTTCTCGATGATATCATTGAATTTATCTGACATAATAGTTTTTGTTTAAGTTAGTATTACGACTTTTTCTTTGCTAATTGGTCAAGCACGAAAACCAATTTTCTCGTGTTGCCGAGGATAACACTCATGAGCTGTGAGTAGAGCGCCTCGCGTCCTGGGATTGCACCGAGAGCCTTTGCGGTTTTTGCGTCAACAAACTGACCTTCAAAATATCCGCCAACGATCTCAAAGGCATCTTTTTCCTTTTTTGCAAAAGTAGAAGCTGTCCGAAAGATTGAGAGCTCATCTCCGTATCCTGAGACAACCGCGACCTCACCTGGCAAATCCATAGAGAGATCCTTGCCTGACTCGCGAAATGCGACGCGGATCAGGGTCTTTTTGGCAACCGTATAGTCAGCGTCTTCCTTGCGGAATGCGCGGCGCAAACCCGTCACCTTGGCAACTGAAAGGCCGTGAAAGCGCGCAAAAAGCACTGCTTTTGATTTGCCGATCTTGTCCTGCAAATCACCTACGATTGATTCTTTTTTAACTCGTGTAATTGGCATACCTGTTCTAGTAAGAAATAAAAAATACGACCAAAAGCCGCATGTCTCACACCTCAATAGGTCTTATAACTATGACGCCTATCGTCTACGGCTGTGCAAATACTGTACCAAAAAGCCCCGCTAGAGTCAACGGGGCTTTACAGGGTCTCAGCTTACTAGTCAAAGAGGCCCGAAAGTGCGGACCAAATATCAGCAAAACCCCATGAAGTCTCTACATCTTCGCTAGGCCCTGATGTATCGGGCAACACCGCGAGCGCGCCGCATTGACGCAAAATTTCATCGCGTGTTTTTTGATACACTCTACCGAACTCTTCATCGCCTTTTTTGGCGATACCAAATTGCTGTTGGAAAAACTCAACAGTATTTTCTGTCTGCGAGCCGTAAATACCCGTGACAAATGTTCTTTGCTTCTCGATAGCTTTCAAATTCCATATATACGCGTCGCGATACTGCCACAAAAATTCTTGGAGCGAACTTATCTGGCCGCCACTGTTTTTGTCATTAAAGGTATACGAACCGCGGCGGATATCGAGCGTGATAGGAACCTTGGGGCACACGACTTGCGAAGTTGTAGGGCTTGGCACTGGAGGTGGTACCACGATAGGCACGGGGGGTGGGGCTACAACAGTTGCAGGTGGAGGGGGCGAAACTACAATGGGAGGCGGGGGTAAGATTGCCGCGGGCGGGAGAACGACTGCGGGAGGTGGTGGATTTACAACGCTTGGTGGAGGGGGCGGCAACGGTGTAGGTGTTACAGGATCAGCAAATCCTTCGATCTCATTTGCGAGCGCGCGCGTCGTGCTGTCCCATACACCTGTTGCTGGTAAGTTATTTTCCTCCTGAAATCCGCGTACGCTAGTCTCGGTTACTGCTCCAAAGTATCCGGTAGGCGTTTCGTCAAAATGTAATTCTTCTGACAGAAAACTTTGAACATTGGATACCGCCACGCTCCGAGCGCCTTTGGAAAGAGTTTGAGTAAATTGAGTGACTACCGATCGAGGATCTTGCGCCGTCTCTACGAGCATTATAAAACCATTTCCGCAGTTGTTGGCTTCATCAGACTCTACGATAGTACTCGGAGAGTCTATGCATAGCGAATAGTTGTGCTTACCAGCATCCACTCCATCAGCTCTCCAGGTGGCTCGCGTGTTTCTCTTTTTACCAGCTCCGATCGGCGCAGGAAATGGCGCCGGGAGCACTTCGTTCGTATCTATTTTGTATTTAAAACTCACGCTTGCCGCATCAGACACGCCCTGGTTTTTGGCTCGGATCTGCGTTTTGATTTTGGCAGAACCATTTTTAAGACTGGAATTTATGATAAATTTATCGGCAATGATATCCGTACCCGCAGCCGGGGTGCCTACATTTAATTTACCCTTGATACAGTTTTTGGAGTCATCAGGATCCACTTCATCAACGGTAATAATATCAATAATACAAAAACTCACCGTATACGACCCGGGGCTGGTTATCTTGTACCCGGATGGCAACATTACTTTTTTTGTAGCGCCCGGCAGTATCATCGGCAAGGATATTTCCTGTGGCATAAACACAGGAGGAGCCCCGGGCGGCGGAGTAATTTTCAAACGGGCAGTTCCACCTTGAACCGGCATATTGCTGTGATTGTATATTTTGGCTTCGAACTTTAAGTCTTGGTCTGTGGTGTACTGCCACCA of Patescibacteria group bacterium contains these proteins:
- the rplL gene encoding 50S ribosomal protein L7/L12, producing the protein MSDKFNDIIEKVEKLSVLELSELVKAMEEKFGVSAAMPTAVAAAGSEGGAEEKLAFNVELKTTGDQKIQVIKVLREALGLGLKEAKDIADAAPKVVKEGMSKKDAEDLKAKLEGAGATAELK
- the rplJ gene encoding 50S ribosomal protein L10, producing MPITRVKKESIVGDLQDKIGKSKAVLFARFHGLSVAKVTGLRRAFRKEDADYTVAKKTLIRVAFRESGKDLSMDLPGEVAVVSGYGDELSIFRTASTFAKKEKDAFEIVGGYFEGQFVDAKTAKALGAIPGREALYSQLMSVILGNTRKLVFVLDQLAKKKS